A single window of Plectropomus leopardus isolate mb chromosome 12, YSFRI_Pleo_2.0, whole genome shotgun sequence DNA harbors:
- the LOC121951193 gene encoding phospholipid hydroperoxide glutathione peroxidase-like isoform X2, with translation MMRLRRPGAQCSVGGANRSHDRSRQRRGTAMWLIRPTLLLGLVSSRGVLRSMCAQVGDWQSAKSIYEFSAKDIDGNEVSLDKYRGDVCVIVNVASKUGKTKVNYTQLVDMHARYAEQGLRILGFPCNQFGGQEPGTDAEIKEFAKGYNVEFDLFSKIDVNGDNAHPLWKWMKAQPKGKGTFGNNIKWNFTKFLINREGIVVKRYGPNEDPIVVEKDLPTYLTPS, from the exons ATGATGAGGCTCCGGCGGCCCGGTGCGCAGTGCTCAGTGGGCGGGGCTAACAGGTCACATGACCGGAGTCGTCAGAGGAGAGGAACCGCCATGTGGCTGATAAGACCGACACTGTTGTTAGGCTTGGTGTCGAGCAGAGGAGTGCTGAGAAGTATG TGTGCTCAGGTGGGAGACTGGCAGAGTGCCAAGTCAATCTACGAGTTCTCTGCCAAGGACATTGATGGGAATGAGGTGTCTCTTGACAAATACag AGGCGATGTGTGTGTCATCGTAAATGTAGCCTCTAAATGAGGAAAGACCAAGGTAAACTACACTCAGCTGGTGGATATGCACGCCCGCTATGCTGAGCAAGGTTTACGTATCTTGGGCTTCCCATGCAACCAGTTTGGAGGACAG GAGCCAGGAACTGATGCTGAGATTAAAGAGTTTGCCAAAGGTTACAACGTCGAGTTTGACCTCTTCAGTAAAATTGATGTGAATGGAGACAACGCTCACCCTCTGTGGAAGTGGATGAAGGCACAACCCAAAGGCAAAGGAACCTTCGGAAA TAACATCAAATGGAACTTCACAAAG TTTCTGATAAATAGAGAAGGAATTGTAGTGAAGAGATACGGGCCAAATGAGGATCCAATC
- the LOC121951193 gene encoding phospholipid hydroperoxide glutathione peroxidase-like isoform X1: MMRLRRPGAQCSVGGANRSHDRSRQRRGTAMWLIRPTLLLGLVSSRGVLRSMFPCFTCVQCAQVGDWQSAKSIYEFSAKDIDGNEVSLDKYRGDVCVIVNVASKUGKTKVNYTQLVDMHARYAEQGLRILGFPCNQFGGQEPGTDAEIKEFAKGYNVEFDLFSKIDVNGDNAHPLWKWMKAQPKGKGTFGNNIKWNFTKFLINREGIVVKRYGPNEDPIVVEKDLPTYLTPS, translated from the exons ATGATGAGGCTCCGGCGGCCCGGTGCGCAGTGCTCAGTGGGCGGGGCTAACAGGTCACATGACCGGAGTCGTCAGAGGAGAGGAACCGCCATGTGGCTGATAAGACCGACACTGTTGTTAGGCTTGGTGTCGAGCAGAGGAGTGCTGAGAAGTATG TTTCCATGTTTTACCTGTGTGCAGTGTGCTCAGGTGGGAGACTGGCAGAGTGCCAAGTCAATCTACGAGTTCTCTGCCAAGGACATTGATGGGAATGAGGTGTCTCTTGACAAATACag AGGCGATGTGTGTGTCATCGTAAATGTAGCCTCTAAATGAGGAAAGACCAAGGTAAACTACACTCAGCTGGTGGATATGCACGCCCGCTATGCTGAGCAAGGTTTACGTATCTTGGGCTTCCCATGCAACCAGTTTGGAGGACAG GAGCCAGGAACTGATGCTGAGATTAAAGAGTTTGCCAAAGGTTACAACGTCGAGTTTGACCTCTTCAGTAAAATTGATGTGAATGGAGACAACGCTCACCCTCTGTGGAAGTGGATGAAGGCACAACCCAAAGGCAAAGGAACCTTCGGAAA TAACATCAAATGGAACTTCACAAAG TTTCTGATAAATAGAGAAGGAATTGTAGTGAAGAGATACGGGCCAAATGAGGATCCAATC